A section of the Corynebacterium auris genome encodes:
- the purN gene encoding phosphoribosylglycinamide formyltransferase translates to MTERAAIQAAVLVSGSGTLLQAILDNQGESYTVALVVADQQCTALQRAENAGVPTETIAFGGNRRAWNERLRDAVAAVSPDIVVSAGFMRILGPEFLERFEGRLINTHPALLPAFPGAHAVRDAMAYGVKVTGTTVHYIDEGVDTGEIIAQKAVEVLDGDTQEQLHERIKQHERALIVDVLRRATINDGKVTFP, encoded by the coding sequence TACAAGCTGCCGTCCTCGTGTCGGGTTCCGGCACGTTGCTGCAGGCGATCCTCGATAACCAGGGCGAGTCCTATACCGTCGCGCTCGTCGTGGCCGACCAACAGTGCACGGCCCTGCAGCGGGCCGAAAATGCCGGGGTTCCCACGGAAACGATCGCCTTCGGTGGGAACCGCCGGGCGTGGAACGAGCGCCTGCGTGACGCGGTGGCGGCCGTGTCCCCTGACATCGTCGTCTCGGCCGGGTTCATGCGCATCCTCGGCCCGGAGTTCCTCGAGCGCTTCGAGGGGCGGCTCATTAACACGCACCCCGCGCTGCTGCCGGCCTTCCCGGGCGCGCACGCGGTGCGTGACGCTATGGCGTACGGGGTGAAAGTCACCGGAACCACCGTCCACTACATCGACGAGGGCGTGGACACCGGGGAGATCATCGCCCAGAAGGCGGTGGAGGTGCTCGACGGGGACACCCAGGAGCAGCTCCACGAACGAATCAAGCAACACGAGCGCGCGCTGATTGTCGATGTCCTGCGGCGCGCGACCATCAACGACGGAAAGGTCACGTTCCCATGA
- the purH gene encoding bifunctional phosphoribosylaminoimidazolecarboxamide formyltransferase/IMP cyclohydrolase, with product MTENRIAIKRALVSVYDKTGVDALARALGEAGVEIVSTGSTARRIAEAGVAVTEVADITGFPEVLEGRVKTLHPAVHAGILADLRKDDHAAQLRELGIEPFQLVVVNLYPFEETVASGASFDECVEQIDIGGPSMVRAAAKNHPSVAIVTSPQQYGDLEEAIAAGGFTAEQRRVLAAQAFAHTADYDAAVSDWMEEQLDAEDSGELRYGENPHQSARLINEGWGLADALQHGGKEMSYNNYQDADAAWRAAWDHERACVAIIKHANPCGVAVSDGSIAEAHRKAHACDPVSAYGGVVAANREVTLEMARQIKPIFTEVILAPSYAPEALELLKEKKNLRILEVEPERSHEEIRQISGGFLVQERDTYQAESDDPASWTLAAGEPASPECLAELEFAWRAVRCVKSNAILIASDNASVGIGMGQVNRVDSAKLAVERANTLDAGRNRTSGAVAASDAFFPFADGFQVLADAGITAVVQPGGSIRDDEVIAAAKEAGVTMYLTGTRHFSH from the coding sequence ATGACGGAAAACCGCATCGCCATCAAGCGCGCACTGGTCAGCGTCTACGACAAGACCGGCGTGGACGCGCTCGCCCGCGCCCTCGGCGAGGCGGGGGTGGAGATCGTCTCCACGGGCTCCACAGCCAGGCGCATCGCCGAGGCCGGGGTCGCGGTGACGGAGGTGGCCGACATCACGGGCTTCCCCGAGGTTCTGGAGGGGCGGGTGAAAACGCTGCACCCCGCAGTCCACGCTGGCATCCTCGCCGACTTGCGTAAGGATGATCACGCCGCGCAGCTGCGGGAGCTCGGCATCGAGCCCTTCCAGCTCGTGGTGGTCAACCTGTACCCCTTCGAGGAGACCGTGGCTTCCGGTGCCAGCTTCGACGAATGCGTCGAGCAGATCGACATCGGGGGCCCGTCGATGGTGCGCGCCGCGGCAAAGAACCACCCCTCGGTGGCCATCGTCACCTCCCCGCAGCAGTACGGCGACCTCGAAGAGGCCATTGCGGCCGGCGGCTTCACCGCCGAACAGCGCCGCGTTCTCGCGGCACAGGCGTTCGCGCACACCGCGGACTACGACGCCGCCGTCTCCGACTGGATGGAGGAGCAGCTCGACGCCGAGGACTCCGGCGAGCTGCGCTACGGGGAGAACCCCCACCAAAGCGCGCGCCTTATCAACGAGGGCTGGGGGCTTGCCGACGCCCTCCAGCACGGCGGCAAGGAGATGAGCTACAACAACTACCAGGACGCGGACGCGGCCTGGCGGGCGGCGTGGGACCACGAGCGCGCCTGCGTGGCCATCATCAAGCACGCCAACCCCTGCGGTGTCGCCGTGTCCGACGGCTCCATCGCGGAGGCGCACCGCAAGGCCCATGCCTGCGATCCCGTCTCCGCCTACGGCGGGGTTGTCGCCGCCAACCGTGAGGTCACCCTGGAGATGGCGCGCCAGATCAAGCCGATCTTCACCGAGGTCATCCTCGCTCCTTCGTACGCCCCGGAGGCCCTCGAGCTTCTGAAGGAGAAGAAGAACCTGCGGATCCTCGAGGTCGAGCCGGAGCGCTCGCACGAGGAGATCCGCCAGATCTCCGGCGGGTTCCTTGTCCAGGAGCGCGACACGTATCAGGCCGAGAGCGACGACCCGGCGAGCTGGACCCTGGCCGCCGGCGAGCCGGCCAGCCCCGAGTGCCTCGCGGAGCTCGAGTTCGCCTGGCGCGCGGTGCGCTGCGTGAAGTCCAACGCGATCCTCATTGCCTCGGACAACGCCTCCGTGGGCATCGGCATGGGCCAGGTAAACCGCGTCGATTCCGCGAAGCTCGCCGTCGAGCGCGCCAATACCCTCGACGCGGGCCGCAACCGCACCAGCGGAGCGGTCGCCGCCTCCGACGCCTTCTTCCCCTTCGCGGACGGCTTCCAGGTGCTTGCCGACGCCGGCATCACCGCCGTGGTCCAGCCCGGCGGCTCCATTCGCGACGACGAGGTCA